The Lacipirellula parvula genome window below encodes:
- a CDS encoding ABC transporter permease: MRSRGLERSSPAVSVASAKEPQALLVGPVFTRELATAPRSWRLYLSRAIYIAALFGLVCTAWLILFGSQPVRTLGDLSRFGAAVFALLAPVQLAMAIGFSALLTAAAVAQEKDRRTLDLLLMTRMTNSELVVGKLLASMLTVLVLILAAVPLFMLLALLGGVSHAQILRVMGVTLAAAAAAGSLGSTIALWREKTFQTLAMTALALMLWLLAGEGIAAMASDEPLALGVDASHWAIAVSPLRAIFAAAAPRTEFTPMFADAPWLGASSDVFTIAAAGMALALNLLAILLVRVWNPTREARPQTADETHNEIDESAAPRDVHAAPGRTKEVWDNPILWREVCTWAYGKKVVVVRLAYLAIFAACAWGVYGILKTEPVNAAGGAMPDASRPLVPLLVLGLVLVNALAVTSITNERDSGALDLLLVTDLTPKEIIFGKLWGVLFNAKEMIVLPALLCVVCWWYERISTENLLFMLGSLAVLNAFVAMLGVHSGMTYPNSRSAVGVSIGTLLFLLLGVAVCMRMMVAFQANFENQLLSFVAFMLGGGAGLFFALGRRNPSPAIWWASMLAPFATFYVISTFLQLSYGAAALVTILMYGFATATLLIPAIFEFDVATGRTTARDI; the protein is encoded by the coding sequence GTGCGTTCTAGAGGACTGGAACGCAGCTCGCCCGCCGTCTCTGTCGCTTCCGCGAAGGAACCTCAAGCTTTGTTGGTCGGGCCCGTCTTTACCCGAGAGTTGGCGACGGCCCCGCGGTCTTGGCGGCTCTACCTCTCGCGAGCCATCTATATCGCCGCCCTCTTTGGGCTGGTTTGTACGGCGTGGCTGATCCTGTTCGGGTCGCAGCCGGTTCGAACGCTCGGCGATTTGTCTCGCTTCGGCGCCGCCGTGTTCGCCCTGTTGGCGCCGGTGCAGCTCGCGATGGCGATTGGCTTCTCGGCGCTGCTCACGGCGGCGGCGGTCGCCCAGGAAAAAGATCGTCGTACGCTCGACCTGCTGCTGATGACGCGGATGACCAACTCGGAATTGGTCGTGGGCAAGCTGCTGGCGAGCATGCTGACGGTGCTCGTGCTGATTCTTGCCGCCGTACCGTTGTTTATGCTGCTCGCGTTGTTGGGAGGCGTGTCGCACGCGCAGATCTTGCGCGTGATGGGCGTGACGCTCGCCGCCGCCGCAGCCGCGGGAAGTCTCGGTTCGACGATCGCGCTGTGGCGTGAGAAAACGTTCCAAACCCTCGCGATGACGGCGCTCGCGCTGATGTTGTGGCTGCTGGCGGGCGAGGGAATCGCGGCCATGGCGAGCGACGAGCCGCTGGCGCTCGGCGTTGATGCATCGCACTGGGCGATCGCCGTCAGTCCGTTGCGGGCGATCTTCGCGGCGGCGGCGCCGCGGACGGAGTTTACGCCGATGTTCGCCGACGCGCCGTGGCTGGGGGCGTCGTCCGATGTGTTCACGATCGCCGCTGCGGGGATGGCGCTCGCGCTCAACCTGCTGGCGATTCTGCTGGTGCGGGTTTGGAATCCGACGCGCGAAGCGCGTCCGCAAACGGCCGACGAAACGCACAACGAAATCGACGAGTCGGCCGCGCCGCGCGACGTGCATGCCGCGCCTGGGCGGACGAAGGAAGTGTGGGACAACCCGATTTTGTGGCGGGAGGTCTGCACCTGGGCCTACGGCAAGAAGGTCGTCGTCGTGCGGCTCGCGTACCTCGCCATCTTCGCGGCGTGCGCTTGGGGCGTGTACGGCATTTTGAAAACAGAGCCCGTGAACGCCGCCGGCGGCGCGATGCCCGACGCTTCACGGCCGCTCGTGCCGCTACTGGTGCTCGGCCTTGTGCTGGTCAACGCGCTGGCAGTGACGTCGATCACCAACGAGCGCGACTCGGGGGCGCTCGACCTGCTGTTGGTGACCGACCTCACGCCGAAGGAAATCATCTTCGGCAAGTTGTGGGGCGTGCTGTTCAACGCGAAAGAGATGATCGTGCTGCCGGCGCTATTGTGCGTCGTCTGCTGGTGGTACGAACGGATTTCGACCGAGAACCTGCTGTTCATGCTGGGCAGCCTGGCGGTGCTCAACGCGTTTGTCGCCATGCTGGGCGTGCACTCGGGGATGACTTATCCGAACTCGCGGTCGGCCGTCGGGGTGAGCATCGGCACGCTGTTGTTCTTGCTGCTGGGCGTCGCGGTGTGCATGCGGATGATGGTGGCGTTCCAGGCGAACTTTGAGAATCAGCTGCTGTCGTTTGTGGCATTCATGCTCGGCGGCGGGGCGGGGTTGTTCTTCGCGCTGGGGCGGCGGAATCCGTCGCCGGCGATTTGGTGGGCGTCGATGCTCGCGCCGTTCGCGACGTTTTACGTGATCTCGACGTTCTTACAGCTGAGCTACGGCGCTGCGGCGCTCGTGACCATTTTGATGTACGGCTTCGCGACCGCGACGCTGCTGATTCCCGCCATCTTTGAATTCGACGTCGCCACCGGGCGAACTACGGCGCGAGATATTTAG
- a CDS encoding CNNM domain-containing protein produces the protein MIQEFGFHFIAMLVLTALSAFCSCSEAAIFSLQPDDRRRLQKGNAAQRTAVELLGRPDRLLTAILFWNLLFSFGFFVVGADVEHRLSASNRTTENSVLMVGSLLAMIVFGEMLPKTIGVQQPRVFASLCSLPLAAMVRVIDPMMPVFAAANNLLQRVFLPNFEREPYLEISDLERAIELSTSDAQLAALEQSALRNIVLLSELPAEELMRPRNQYQSYAAPVHLEHLQGELPPAGYLLITEDESDDVTAAIPLKQLSTIPRHHLEKFAQPVVYVPWCATVAAILDELRRQQRDVAVVVNEYGETIGIVTIEDVLETIFEEQSSRSARLLATSSIVPVAPDRWHVTGMTNLRRLSRHFDVPLEASRSVTVAGVMQEELQRIPVEGDELVWSGFHFRVLEAGDAGDVKIELQIPPAGGPLP, from the coding sequence ATGATCCAAGAATTCGGCTTCCACTTTATCGCGATGCTCGTGCTGACGGCCCTCTCGGCCTTCTGCTCCTGCTCGGAGGCCGCCATCTTCTCGCTGCAGCCCGACGACCGTCGGAGGCTGCAAAAGGGAAACGCGGCGCAGCGAACTGCGGTGGAGCTACTCGGCCGGCCTGATCGGCTGCTGACGGCGATCTTGTTTTGGAATCTGCTGTTCAGCTTTGGATTCTTCGTTGTCGGCGCCGACGTCGAGCATCGCCTCAGCGCGAGCAACCGCACGACGGAAAATAGCGTGCTGATGGTCGGATCGTTGCTCGCGATGATCGTCTTCGGCGAAATGCTTCCGAAGACGATCGGCGTCCAGCAGCCGCGCGTCTTCGCGAGCCTGTGCAGTTTGCCGCTCGCGGCGATGGTCCGCGTCATCGACCCGATGATGCCGGTCTTCGCCGCCGCGAACAACCTGCTGCAGCGGGTGTTTCTGCCGAACTTCGAGCGCGAGCCGTATCTTGAAATCAGCGATCTGGAGCGTGCGATCGAACTGTCGACGAGCGACGCGCAGTTGGCGGCGCTCGAGCAATCGGCGCTGCGCAACATCGTGCTCCTCTCGGAACTACCGGCCGAGGAACTGATGCGGCCGCGGAATCAGTATCAGTCTTACGCGGCGCCGGTGCACTTGGAGCATTTGCAGGGCGAACTGCCGCCGGCGGGCTACTTGCTGATTACCGAGGATGAAAGCGACGACGTCACGGCGGCGATTCCGCTGAAGCAACTCTCGACGATCCCGCGGCATCACCTCGAAAAGTTCGCCCAACCGGTCGTCTACGTGCCATGGTGCGCGACGGTCGCGGCGATTCTGGATGAACTGCGTCGGCAGCAGCGCGACGTCGCCGTCGTCGTCAACGAGTATGGCGAAACGATTGGCATCGTCACGATCGAAGACGTGCTGGAAACGATCTTTGAAGAGCAGTCGAGCCGCAGCGCGCGGTTGCTGGCGACTTCTTCGATCGTGCCGGTGGCGCCCGATCGCTGGCACGTGACCGGCATGACGAACCTGCGGCGGTTGAGTCGCCACTTTGACGTGCCGCTGGAGGCGAGCCGCAGCGTGACGGTGGCGGGCGTCATGCAGGAGGAGTTGCAGCGCATTCCGGTGGAAGGGGACGAGCTCGTGTGGAGCGGGTTCCACTTTCGCGTCCTCGAAGCGGGCGACGCCGGCGATGTGAAGATCGAACTGCAAATCCCGCCAGCTGGAGGGCCGTTGCCATGA
- a CDS encoding CNNM domain-containing protein, which yields MIAALALFVAALAMNAFFSGTETGFFRLSRLRLVMEGVAGDRMSRILLWFANQPSIFVATALVGNNLANDLTSQAVILATTSLWPAGGILAKLLPPLIVTPFMFICGDLLPKNVFFNAPNRLMRRSTPLVVVAAVIFAPITFVLWLLSLVLQLFTSERPEELRLSLARRELTAMLVEGHEAGLLRPVQRTLAQAMLAVAAQPVKNYATPVSRMVRVTTTMSRSEMLRLAQRYNRTLLPVEDFHQKRRLIGFIRTIDLFLDAPASELHPEPFVELNENETFLSALGKLSVAEDALGHVTGAGGKTVGFVTGRELRQAMLREQ from the coding sequence ATGATCGCAGCCCTCGCGCTGTTCGTCGCCGCGCTGGCGATGAACGCCTTTTTTAGCGGCACGGAAACAGGCTTTTTTCGCCTCAGCCGACTGCGGCTGGTGATGGAAGGCGTTGCCGGCGACCGGATGTCGCGGATTCTGTTGTGGTTCGCGAATCAGCCGTCGATCTTCGTCGCAACGGCGCTCGTCGGCAACAACCTGGCGAACGACCTCACCTCGCAAGCGGTGATCCTGGCGACGACGTCGTTATGGCCCGCAGGCGGAATCTTGGCGAAGCTGCTGCCGCCGCTCATCGTGACGCCGTTCATGTTCATCTGCGGCGACTTGCTGCCGAAGAACGTCTTTTTTAACGCACCGAATCGCTTGATGCGACGCTCGACGCCGCTGGTGGTCGTCGCCGCGGTGATCTTCGCGCCGATCACTTTCGTGCTGTGGCTGCTGAGCCTTGTGCTGCAGTTGTTCACGAGCGAACGGCCGGAAGAACTGCGGCTGTCGCTCGCGCGGCGCGAGCTGACGGCGATGCTCGTCGAAGGGCACGAAGCGGGGCTGCTGCGACCGGTGCAGCGGACGCTGGCCCAAGCGATGCTGGCGGTCGCGGCGCAGCCGGTGAAGAACTACGCCACGCCAGTGAGCCGCATGGTGCGGGTGACGACGACGATGAGCCGCAGCGAGATGCTACGCTTGGCTCAGCGCTACAACCGCACATTGCTGCCGGTGGAAGACTTTCACCAGAAGCGACGGCTGATCGGCTTCATTCGCACGATCGATCTGTTTCTCGATGCGCCGGCGAGCGAACTGCATCCGGAGCCGTTCGTCGAGCTCAACGAGAACGAAACATTTTTGTCGGCGCTCGGGAAGTTGAGCGTGGCCGAGGATGCGCTCGGTCACGTGACCGGCGCTGGCGGCAAGACGGTCGGGTTTGTGACCGGTCGCGAGCTGCGGCAGGCGATGCTGCGCGAGCAATGA
- a CDS encoding tetratricopeptide repeat protein, whose amino-acid sequence MKPNPRRFEQISRQTTRWAAIGCVGWGLFATSAGCASWRGRQKIVPDSVATCRQLSVDAVAAAEQGDTEKAISLLEHAVAASPRDIDARRQYSEILWKKGEREEAAIQMQAAVGLDSQHAPTVVRCGEMLLGLGFADRALIKAEEAIALDPTLAGAWELRGRVYRHRGEFDQALADMHQALRYAPNNGNVLQITAELQYQTGHPQRCLTTLHHLFEAAPPGEEPREALWLAGMAYGTVGRPDEAVSNLYAASQKGNPPPELLYQLALAQSNAGRAGEATTTVRQALALNAEHPESKALLAQLEGAGVPGVDVPIRR is encoded by the coding sequence ATGAAACCCAACCCCCGACGGTTCGAGCAAATCTCGCGACAGACGACTCGGTGGGCTGCCATCGGGTGCGTTGGTTGGGGATTGTTCGCAACTTCCGCGGGGTGTGCGTCGTGGCGAGGCCGCCAGAAGATCGTCCCCGATTCAGTCGCGACCTGCCGCCAGCTATCTGTCGACGCGGTCGCCGCCGCCGAGCAGGGCGACACCGAGAAAGCCATCAGCCTGCTGGAGCACGCCGTCGCCGCCAGCCCCCGCGACATCGACGCTCGCCGCCAGTACTCGGAAATACTGTGGAAGAAGGGCGAACGCGAAGAGGCGGCGATCCAAATGCAGGCCGCCGTCGGCCTCGATTCGCAACATGCTCCGACGGTCGTCCGCTGCGGCGAAATGCTCCTCGGTCTCGGCTTTGCGGATCGCGCGTTGATCAAGGCTGAAGAAGCGATCGCGCTCGACCCGACGCTCGCTGGCGCCTGGGAACTCCGCGGCCGCGTCTATCGCCATCGCGGCGAGTTCGATCAGGCGCTCGCTGACATGCATCAGGCGTTGCGTTACGCTCCCAACAACGGCAACGTGCTACAGATTACTGCCGAGCTACAGTACCAGACCGGTCATCCGCAGCGTTGTCTGACGACGCTGCACCACTTGTTCGAAGCTGCTCCCCCCGGCGAAGAGCCGCGGGAAGCCTTGTGGCTTGCCGGGATGGCCTACGGTACGGTTGGCCGGCCCGACGAGGCGGTTTCGAATCTCTACGCGGCCAGCCAGAAGGGTAATCCGCCGCCGGAACTTCTCTACCAACTGGCGTTAGCGCAAAGCAACGCCGGCCGCGCTGGCGAAGCGACGACAACCGTCCGGCAAGCGCTCGCGCTCAACGCCGAACACCCGGAAAGCAAGGCGCTCCTGGCCCAGCTCGAGGGCGCGGGCGTACCCGGCGTGGACGTGCCGATTCGCCGCTAG
- the fliN gene encoding flagellar motor switch protein FliN, with protein sequence MAEESHQVEQDEIEQLLRQAQEGMAAAGPPPSAAAPSAPAAAPPAAAKPKPAAASADNSISQDDIELLLRKAEMALASVDEPVNTMPAGIQTFKFNEFAGAPPTAEAATLELMRDVQLDLTIELGRTHMHLEEILKLRQGTVVPLDKLAGDPADIYVNGRLIARGEVLVLNDNFCVRVAELIVGESACA encoded by the coding sequence ATGGCCGAAGAGTCTCATCAAGTCGAACAGGATGAGATTGAGCAACTGCTGAGGCAGGCTCAAGAGGGAATGGCCGCGGCAGGTCCGCCGCCGAGCGCCGCCGCTCCGTCGGCTCCAGCAGCCGCACCGCCGGCCGCCGCAAAACCAAAACCCGCAGCCGCCTCGGCCGACAACTCGATCTCGCAAGACGACATCGAGTTGCTGCTTCGCAAGGCGGAGATGGCGCTTGCTTCGGTCGACGAGCCCGTCAACACGATGCCGGCCGGCATCCAGACGTTCAAATTCAACGAGTTCGCCGGCGCGCCGCCGACCGCCGAAGCGGCGACGCTCGAACTGATGCGCGACGTGCAGCTCGATCTCACGATCGAACTCGGCCGCACGCACATGCACCTCGAGGAGATCCTCAAACTCCGCCAAGGGACCGTCGTGCCGCTCGACAAGCTGGCCGGCGATCCGGCCGATATTTACGTCAACGGGCGGCTCATCGCCCGCGGCGAAGTGCTGGTGCTGAATGACAATTTTTGCGTCCGCGTGGCCGAACTCATCGTTGGCGAGAGCGCTTGCGCTTGA
- a CDS encoding flagellar hook-basal body complex protein: protein MGLQSALATALTGMTAAETTIDVAGNNVANANTVGFKESSVNFATQFLQTQSIGSAPTTSRGGTNPRQIGLGSKVAEITPDFTSGTIEISSNPLDLAIQGDGFFIVQGSQGEQLYTRNGQFKTNGNNEIVTLTGHRVLGYSVDANFTIQPTGLSPIQIPLGAAAVAQATENVTLKGALNPNSTVGTIPEVIQSGILSDGSREHPTGVPEALSLARPSDALVFGTTAGANIPAGTYQYRIAYVDSSGNEGPASNLADIGLIGGVGSIDLSGIAQPSNPDFTQIRIYRNNPATNNEYRLVTQFASNPGGPAATYSDNMTPVANASAALLQDDVLGNNSYSYYVTFVNSSTGAESRPTARFGPVTADSITQPRIRLDDIPQPSGSGEYDKIKIYRNVANNPTQFYEVAEINQNESFIDSVPDADIVGNPTINLDGPSINFGMKLVDVVSRNGADYNNLFGIGELTFSGDKGGRQLAERTLNITANTTVQDLLTFMDESMGVLKSAPETTFPDTVAYGGTIVDSRLQFTSNMGIENALSIDLSAFKFKPANGVAEVVQMPFSTIQEANGEGATADFVVYDSLGTPINVRVTTVLESIDATGARFRWIASSPQNAEESGVSIEVGTGVITTDGDGKFVSATDDRIAIGRGQSPANSPLEFKLDFNQVTGLAENTNTLAAASQDGFPSGTLTSFIITESGRIQGVFSNGSSRDLGQLRMARFANNGGLQQVGDNMFAAGVNSGLPIEGNPGGGGMGAVSTGAVELSNTDIGQNLIELILASTQYRGGARVITAVQELLDELLALRR, encoded by the coding sequence ATGGGTCTTCAATCAGCACTCGCGACCGCGTTGACCGGCATGACGGCCGCCGAAACGACGATCGACGTCGCCGGCAACAACGTCGCCAACGCGAACACCGTCGGCTTCAAGGAATCGTCGGTCAACTTCGCGACGCAGTTTCTGCAGACGCAAAGTATCGGTTCGGCACCGACGACGAGCCGCGGCGGTACCAACCCCCGCCAGATCGGCCTTGGCTCCAAAGTGGCGGAAATCACCCCCGACTTCACCTCGGGCACGATCGAAATCAGCTCGAATCCGCTCGACCTGGCGATTCAGGGCGACGGCTTCTTCATCGTGCAAGGCTCGCAGGGCGAACAGCTCTACACCCGTAACGGCCAGTTCAAAACGAACGGCAACAACGAAATCGTCACGCTCACCGGCCATCGCGTGCTGGGCTACAGCGTCGACGCGAACTTCACGATTCAGCCCACGGGCTTGTCGCCCATTCAGATTCCGCTCGGCGCCGCGGCAGTCGCCCAGGCGACGGAGAACGTCACGCTCAAAGGCGCCCTCAACCCGAACAGCACCGTCGGTACGATTCCGGAGGTGATTCAGTCCGGTATTTTGAGCGATGGTTCGCGCGAACATCCGACCGGCGTTCCCGAAGCGCTCTCGCTGGCTCGTCCCAGCGACGCGCTTGTCTTCGGAACGACGGCTGGCGCCAACATCCCGGCTGGCACCTACCAGTACCGTATCGCCTACGTCGATAGCTCGGGCAACGAAGGTCCGGCGTCGAATCTTGCCGACATCGGGTTGATCGGCGGCGTCGGCTCGATCGACTTGAGCGGCATCGCTCAGCCTTCGAACCCCGACTTCACTCAGATCCGCATCTATCGCAACAACCCGGCGACGAACAACGAGTATCGCCTGGTCACCCAGTTTGCATCCAATCCCGGCGGCCCGGCGGCGACTTACAGCGACAACATGACGCCGGTCGCCAATGCGTCGGCGGCCCTGCTGCAAGACGACGTCCTCGGCAACAATAGTTACAGCTACTATGTGACGTTCGTCAATTCGTCGACCGGCGCCGAAAGCCGGCCCACCGCCCGCTTCGGCCCGGTGACGGCCGACTCGATCACGCAGCCGCGCATTCGGCTCGACGACATCCCGCAACCGTCGGGCAGCGGCGAGTACGACAAGATCAAGATCTACCGCAACGTCGCCAACAATCCGACGCAGTTCTACGAAGTCGCGGAGATCAATCAGAACGAGTCGTTCATCGACTCGGTTCCCGACGCCGACATCGTCGGCAATCCGACGATCAACCTGGACGGCCCGTCGATCAACTTCGGCATGAAGCTGGTCGATGTCGTCTCGCGCAACGGCGCCGATTACAACAACTTGTTCGGCATCGGCGAGTTGACCTTCTCCGGCGACAAAGGCGGCCGGCAACTCGCGGAACGCACGCTCAACATCACCGCCAATACGACTGTTCAGGACTTGCTCACCTTCATGGACGAGTCGATGGGCGTGCTGAAGTCGGCGCCCGAGACGACCTTCCCCGACACCGTGGCGTACGGCGGCACGATCGTCGATAGCCGTCTCCAGTTCACTTCCAACATGGGCATCGAGAACGCCCTGAGCATCGACTTATCGGCGTTCAAATTCAAACCCGCCAACGGCGTGGCGGAAGTCGTGCAAATGCCCTTCTCGACCATCCAAGAAGCCAACGGCGAGGGCGCTACGGCCGACTTCGTCGTCTACGACAGCCTGGGTACCCCGATTAACGTTCGCGTGACGACGGTGCTCGAGTCAATCGACGCCACCGGCGCCCGCTTCCGCTGGATTGCCAGCTCGCCGCAGAACGCCGAAGAGAGCGGCGTGAGCATCGAAGTCGGCACCGGCGTCATCACCACCGACGGCGACGGCAAGTTCGTTTCGGCGACCGACGACCGCATCGCCATCGGCCGCGGCCAGTCGCCCGCCAACTCGCCGTTGGAATTTAAGCTCGACTTCAACCAAGTGACAGGTCTCGCGGAGAACACCAACACGCTCGCCGCCGCGTCGCAGGACGGCTTTCCCTCCGGTACGCTCACCAGCTTCATCATCACCGAGTCGGGCCGCATTCAGGGCGTGTTCAGCAACGGTAGCTCGCGCGACCTTGGCCAATTGCGGATGGCCCGCTTCGCCAACAATGGCGGTCTGCAGCAAGTCGGCGACAATATGTTCGCGGCCGGCGTCAACTCGGGCTTGCCGATCGAAGGCAACCCGGGCGGCGGCGGCATGGGCGCCGTCAGCACGGGCGCCGTCGAGCTCTCCAACACAGACATCGGGCAGAACCTCATCGAGCTGATCCTCGCCTCGACGCAATACCGCGGCGGCGCCCGTGTGATCACCGCGGTGCAAGAACTGCTCGACGAATTGCTCGCCCTGCGGCGGTAA
- a CDS encoding flagellar hook assembly protein FlgD, whose protein sequence is MSSIPSTGSVGNSAKNAQVGNAYNDLDMSDFMDMMIAELQNQDPMDPMDNSELISQISQMRSVAATDKMTTTLDSVLLGQNISSATSLIGAEIDALSDDLQRVTGVVERVSVADGQPKLHLDLNPKATVSDVEGGVEAGEYEYRVVWQENGSTFAVDPLAAAAGKKLKVEEDQSSVLLSNLPETTTTKQIFRREVGATDFNLVGQLTDPSVSTFVDSLATDDLSNLVLSGTPQMMEPKRSFTVSLKNVGEIRPPSM, encoded by the coding sequence ATGTCATCAATCCCCAGCACCGGCAGCGTTGGCAACAGCGCGAAAAATGCGCAGGTCGGCAATGCTTACAACGACCTCGACATGTCGGACTTCATGGACATGATGATCGCGGAGTTGCAGAATCAAGATCCGATGGATCCGATGGACAATTCAGAGCTGATCTCTCAAATCAGCCAAATGAGGTCCGTCGCCGCGACCGACAAGATGACCACGACGCTCGACTCCGTGCTGTTGGGGCAGAATATCTCCAGCGCGACGAGCTTGATTGGCGCCGAAATCGACGCACTTTCCGACGACCTCCAACGCGTTACCGGCGTCGTCGAGCGCGTGAGCGTCGCCGACGGGCAACCCAAGCTGCATCTCGACCTCAATCCGAAAGCGACGGTTTCCGACGTGGAAGGCGGAGTTGAGGCTGGCGAATACGAGTACCGCGTCGTGTGGCAGGAGAACGGCAGCACCTTCGCCGTCGATCCGCTCGCCGCTGCCGCCGGCAAAAAGCTAAAAGTCGAGGAAGACCAGAGCTCGGTCTTGCTGAGCAACCTCCCCGAGACCACAACGACAAAGCAAATCTTCCGTCGCGAAGTCGGGGCCACCGATTTCAATCTCGTCGGTCAGCTCACCGATCCCTCGGTGTCGACGTTCGTCGATTCGTTGGCGACCGACGATTTGTCCAACCTCGTCCTCTCGGGGACGCCGCAGATGATGGAACCGAAGCGCAGCTTCACCGTCAGTTTGAAGAACGTCGGCGAGATTCGTCCGCCAAGCATGTAG
- a CDS encoding flagellar hook-length control protein FliK — protein sequence MPFSPIDAIMPKAAPKRTADAAPRTENGSPFQPALEHAYKDKAEAPQKPAAPAPAERKPAEKSPTTGEKRESKQPADQAAANSQPASDASEAAEVAVEETTDDEDAAEISAEAAAAMLALQEAPAAEPVTTPIAVEGEKVEQVVAVAAPQAPATEKTGGSPGEEGDAEAGEQAASAEIEFAILDNAQTEPSQQESSTAQVVATAEVKPTAVENPEQPVVLVAEDAPATTAEQPGGEKLVAVEQAESPQEERSDDDASEEEAESADQSVTAEAKVEAVAEETAAAASANAASDSEASASDAANAPAPTSDVAAAGADSASRSTKAIDRLLGSRSLKAANESNDSNGMPSVDRARFVQRVEGAMKAAHQRDGKIHVRLSPPELGSVKIELAMQNGVLSAKLEAETPAARNILLDSLPALRDQLAQQDIRIEKFDVDVRQEGGNAGSNQTDDRTADQSGERQQNRPRPAGNSRVPATPVVARALSTGSSAAAGLDVRV from the coding sequence ATGCCATTTTCGCCAATCGACGCCATCATGCCGAAAGCCGCGCCCAAACGCACGGCCGATGCGGCGCCCCGCACCGAGAACGGCAGCCCGTTCCAGCCTGCGCTCGAACACGCCTACAAGGACAAGGCCGAAGCGCCCCAGAAGCCAGCAGCGCCGGCGCCAGCGGAGCGGAAGCCTGCCGAGAAGTCGCCGACGACAGGCGAGAAACGCGAATCCAAACAACCGGCCGATCAGGCCGCCGCGAACAGCCAGCCGGCCAGCGACGCGTCCGAGGCCGCCGAGGTCGCCGTCGAGGAAACGACCGACGACGAAGATGCGGCCGAGATCTCCGCCGAAGCCGCCGCTGCGATGCTCGCGCTGCAAGAGGCGCCCGCCGCTGAGCCGGTGACGACGCCAATTGCCGTCGAAGGCGAAAAGGTCGAACAAGTCGTCGCGGTCGCCGCGCCTCAGGCGCCGGCGACGGAAAAGACTGGCGGGTCTCCCGGCGAGGAAGGCGATGCCGAGGCCGGCGAGCAAGCTGCCTCAGCCGAGATCGAATTCGCGATCCTCGACAACGCGCAGACGGAACCGTCTCAACAAGAATCTTCCACTGCCCAAGTCGTCGCAACTGCGGAAGTCAAACCTACTGCGGTGGAGAACCCCGAGCAACCGGTCGTTCTGGTCGCCGAGGACGCTCCAGCGACGACCGCCGAGCAGCCGGGCGGCGAGAAGCTTGTCGCCGTGGAACAAGCCGAGTCGCCGCAGGAAGAACGCTCCGACGACGACGCTTCGGAAGAAGAGGCGGAGTCGGCGGATCAGAGCGTCACTGCGGAGGCAAAGGTGGAGGCGGTCGCCGAGGAGACGGCGGCGGCAGCAAGCGCTAATGCCGCCAGCGACAGCGAGGCATCCGCGAGCGACGCCGCCAACGCCCCGGCCCCAACGTCCGACGTTGCGGCGGCGGGCGCCGACTCAGCGTCGCGCAGCACGAAGGCGATCGATCGCTTGTTGGGCAGCCGGTCGCTCAAGGCGGCCAACGAGTCGAATGACTCCAACGGCATGCCGAGCGTCGACCGCGCTCGCTTCGTGCAGCGGGTCGAAGGCGCCATGAAAGCCGCGCATCAGCGCGACGGGAAGATTCATGTGCGGCTCAGCCCGCCGGAACTTGGTTCGGTGAAGATCGAACTAGCGATGCAGAACGGCGTGCTGTCAGCGAAGCTCGAAGCCGAAACGCCTGCCGCTCGCAATATCTTGCTCGACAGCCTGCCCGCCCTTCGCGACCAATTGGCGCAGCAAGACATTCGCATTGAAAAGTTCGACGTCGACGTCCGCCAAGAAGGGGGCAACGCCGGCAGCAACCAAACCGACGATCGGACGGCTGATCAGTCGGGCGAACGGCAGCAAAATCGCCCCCGCCCCGCCGGCAATAGCCGCGTCCCGGCCACGCCCGTCGTGGCTCGCGCGTTGTCGACGGGAAGCTCAGCCGCCGCTGGGCTGGACGTTCGCGTCTAA
- the fliJ gene encoding flagellar export protein FliJ: MARFKFRLKTLRRLREIHRDEQRGRLATAFEAERILQQQRDELASEAAHHLESQRAAMREGAVDVTWLLTTQRYQLALEAQAKVLAEQAAKLAEEVERRRVALVEADREVRVLDKLEERQRANHRAAATLAETKQLDEVASVRWEAND, from the coding sequence ATGGCCAGATTCAAGTTCCGACTGAAGACGCTACGCCGCCTCCGCGAGATTCATCGCGACGAGCAGCGCGGGCGTCTCGCGACCGCGTTCGAAGCCGAACGAATCTTGCAGCAACAGCGTGACGAACTTGCATCAGAGGCGGCCCACCACTTAGAGAGCCAACGCGCAGCAATGCGCGAAGGCGCGGTCGACGTCACCTGGCTCCTCACGACGCAGCGCTATCAGCTAGCGCTCGAAGCACAAGCCAAAGTCCTTGCGGAGCAAGCGGCCAAACTCGCGGAAGAAGTCGAACGTCGCCGCGTGGCGCTCGTCGAGGCCGATCGAGAAGTCCGCGTGCTTGATAAGCTCGAAGAACGCCAGCGAGCCAACCATCGCGCCGCGGCGACCTTGGCCGAAACAAAACAACTCGACGAAGTGGCGTCGGTGCGTTGGGAGGCGAATGACTGA